The genomic segment CTGTTGTACGCATACCCGCAACATCACTACCTCCAAAAGGCTCTGTAACACATAGGGCTCCTATTTTATCACCTGCAATACTGGGAGCTAAATACTCTTGTTTAATACGCTCGTCTCCTTCAGCATTTAAATGCGTCATGGCTAAATAGGCATGTGCCCACATTGCCGCAGCAAAACCAGAAGATTTAATTTTTTGTAATTCTTCCAAAAAGATTACGGTGTAAAACAAATCTAAGTTCAGTCCGCCATATTGGGTTGGATAATTAATTCCGAAGAAGCCCATTTCTCCCATTTTCTTCCATATAAAGCGATCTATGGTTCCGGATTTTTCCCATTGTTCAATGTGAGGAACTACTTCTTTTTGTAAAAAATCACGGAAGCTTGCTCTAAATAATTGATGCTCTTCTGAAAAATATATTGAATTCATTAGTGAAAATTAAAATTTAAGAATTGATTCTTTTTATTAGAATTCCAAATATAGTGCGATTATTTTTATTTTATCGTTAGGCATTCCCTTAATTTTTGTTAAATCCGCAATTTCTTTAATATCTCCATTCATTGATCTGTACTTCACAATTTCTTTTGCTAGATTATAATTGAAATAGGGAAATTGCGATAACTCTTTAACTGACAACTCATTAATTGCAATCTTCTTGAAAGAAGTTGTTGTGGAAGATTTAATAGTGAATTTTTTTTGCAAGTCTTGAATAGCTTCAGGGTTAAGACCCCAAATAAATTGAAACTGTTCCATACTCAAAAAAACCTGAAAGCGTTCTCTTTCAAGCAATATTCTTGTTGCAAGCTTCTCTCCTATTCCATAGACCGCTATTAAATCTTCTTTAGAAGCAAGATTGATATCTTGTTGAACAAAAAGATGCTGTTGTTTTGAATAAGCCTGTTTATAGGAGCCTCTAGTTTCAGTAGTTCTTTTTGTCACCCAAGAGGGAAATTTAAAATACTGAGCTAATTCATTTAAAAGG from the Flavobacterium ammonificans genome contains:
- a CDS encoding ComEA family DNA-binding protein produces the protein MKFSNFVSFFIFSKAQAKGILLLFSIIIILQLFIFFFDFRMPLKSDPEKEKWMAIQSELDVEKKNLNNQKKKIFPFNPNFISDYKGYKLGMSVAEIDRLHAFRRKNSYVNSAEEFQKVTLVSDSLLNELAQYFKFPSWVTKRTTETRGSYKQAYSKQQHLFVQQDINLASKEDLIAVYGIGEKLATRILLERERFQVFLSMEQFQFIWGLNPEAIQDLQKKFTIKSSTTTSFKKIAINELSVKELSQFPYFNYNLAKEIVKYRSMNGDIKEIADLTKIKGMPNDKIKIIALYLEF